One genomic segment of Hordeum vulgare subsp. vulgare chromosome 2H, MorexV3_pseudomolecules_assembly, whole genome shotgun sequence includes these proteins:
- the LOC123429648 gene encoding probable calcium-binding protein CML46, giving the protein MADATAPRPLLRRMLSFREPLLLIPHLVFFLGTVASAFFHSYASFLQSFARSVVVPSPAACAKCAYAASSSAVCCDDAAVAEERGEGEELRKEEVEAIMARIGLGVAGAGEGLRASMGRNEVSRLFDAEEPSFAEVRRAFAVFDGDADGFIGAADLQGALARLGFPEVDAAACRAMISSSCGSTDGRMNLFQFVRFLEDGLC; this is encoded by the coding sequence ATGGCAGACGCGACGGCGCCGCGACCGCTCCTCCGCCGCATGCTCTCGTTCCGGGAGCCGCTGCTGCTCATCCCccacctcgtcttcttcctcggcacCGTCGCGTCCGCCTTCTTCCACAGCTACGCCTCCTTCCTGCAGTCCTTCGCCAGGTCCGTCGTCGTCCCGTCGCCGGCCGCCTGCGCCAAGTGCGCGTACGCAGCGTCGTCGTCGGCGGTCTGCTGCGATGACGCCGCCGTCGCCGAGGAGCGGGGGGAGGGCGAGGAGCtgaggaaggaggaggtggaggcgatcATGGCCAGGATCGGGCTGGGCGTGGCCGGCGCCGGCGAGGGGCTGAGGGCCAGCATGGGCCGCAACGAGGTGTCCCGGCTGTTCGACGCCGAGGAGCCGAGCTTCGCGGAGGTGCGGCGCGCGTTCGCCGTGTTCGACGGCGACGCGGACGGGTTCATCGGCGCCGCGGACCTGCAGGGCGCGCTGGCCAGGCTCGGGTTCCCGGAGGTCGACGCCGCCGCGTGCAGGGCCATGATCTCGTCCAGCTGCGGGTCCACGGACGGCAGGATGAACCTGTTCCAGTTCGTCAGGTTCCTCGAGGACGGCCTCTGCTGA